In Spirosoma aureum, a single genomic region encodes these proteins:
- a CDS encoding FAD binding domain-containing protein codes for MIKFILNNKEVSTAMPSGTPVLDFVRYHQDLTGTKIGCREGDCGACTVVIGELKHGELRYRSATSCLMPLGNAHGKHIVTIEGVNMDELNPVQQAMADESATQCGFCTPGFVMSMAGFCLSKTVPTPQNAVAAVDGNICRCTGYKSIERAAGHVANLLAERSAEDPITFATKQGILPPYFSSIQERLQVMTLGLNGELANDNPVAQRVGGGTDLYVQKHDEIKDASIRFLFDDADLKGISRIGNQCVIGPSTTVTDLIESPVMQAHFPDFNAYTKLVSSTPIRNMATIGGNFINASPIGDFTIFFLALDATLTLSDGATSRELPLRNLYQGYKTLDKRPEEYLEQIRFDLPDARTRCNFEKVSKRTHLDIASVNSAIFISVENDIITSARLSAGGVAPIPKQLVKTGQFLTGKSITEELIIESTAIAQTEITPISDARGTEVYKRLLLSQLIKAHFIKLFPELNVKQLLAQ; via the coding sequence TTGATAAAATTCATCCTAAATAATAAAGAAGTTAGTACGGCGATGCCATCTGGAACGCCGGTACTCGATTTTGTGCGCTATCATCAAGACCTGACCGGCACAAAAATTGGTTGCCGCGAGGGCGATTGTGGTGCCTGCACCGTCGTTATAGGTGAATTAAAACATGGAGAATTACGGTATCGATCGGCAACATCCTGCCTGATGCCGCTGGGAAATGCGCATGGGAAGCACATCGTAACCATCGAAGGTGTCAACATGGACGAACTGAATCCCGTGCAACAGGCTATGGCCGACGAATCGGCGACGCAATGCGGGTTTTGCACACCGGGTTTTGTGATGTCAATGGCGGGATTCTGCCTGAGCAAGACAGTGCCAACGCCACAAAATGCCGTTGCCGCCGTTGACGGAAATATCTGTCGGTGCACCGGTTACAAATCCATTGAACGGGCAGCCGGTCATGTCGCCAATCTTTTAGCGGAACGCAGTGCTGAAGATCCAATTACGTTTGCGACAAAGCAAGGTATTTTGCCCCCCTATTTTTCCAGTATTCAGGAACGATTGCAGGTCATGACCTTAGGGCTGAACGGCGAACTGGCCAATGACAATCCAGTTGCTCAGCGCGTTGGTGGCGGCACGGATTTATATGTTCAAAAACATGACGAAATTAAAGATGCATCCATCCGATTTCTGTTCGATGATGCCGATTTAAAGGGAATTTCCAGGATAGGTAACCAATGCGTAATTGGTCCGTCAACAACGGTAACTGACCTGATCGAATCGCCGGTTATGCAGGCCCATTTCCCCGATTTTAACGCGTACACAAAGCTGGTATCGTCTACACCGATTCGCAATATGGCGACCATCGGGGGGAACTTCATCAATGCCTCGCCCATCGGTGATTTTACGATTTTCTTTCTGGCCCTGGATGCCACCCTGACGTTGAGTGATGGCGCTACATCGCGGGAGTTGCCGCTTCGAAATCTGTACCAGGGCTACAAAACGCTGGACAAACGCCCGGAAGAATACCTGGAACAAATCCGGTTTGACTTGCCTGATGCACGCACACGTTGCAATTTTGAGAAAGTCAGCAAACGGACCCACCTCGATATTGCCAGCGTTAATTCAGCCATTTTTATTTCAGTAGAGAACGATATCATTACCAGCGCCAGATTGTCGGCCGGAGGTGTTGCGCCCATTCCGAAACAACTGGTAAAAACGGGTCAATTTCTAACCGGGAAGTCGATAACGGAGGAATTGATCATTGAATCCACAGCCATTGCTCAAACGGAAATTACTCCAATCAGCGATGCTCGCGGTACAGAAGTCTATAAGCGTTTATTGCTTAGTCAACTGATCAAAGCACATTTTATAAAGCTGTTTCCGGAGCTGAACGTGAAGCAATTGCTCGCCCAATAG
- a CDS encoding xanthine dehydrogenase molybdopterin binding subunit — protein sequence MKNIDSRTHVRGESIYLDDIPVIRGTLFGAAFGSPVAHGVIRHLDLTVAEAMPGVVRILTYKDVTGENQIGGIVPDEPLLAEHHVHYCGMPIAFVVAATDDEARAAVKKISVDIDPLPVITDPREAQALDELIIRPRTFRLGDTATAWEQCAYIFDGTADTNGQEHLYIETQGAYAVPQENNGIKLYSSTQGPTAVQRAVARSSGLPMHQIDVDVTRLGGGFGGKEDQANMWAALCALAAHILRKPVKYALHRMEDMAMTGKRHPYSSDFKIGLDNDLKIVAYEATFYQNAGAAADLSPAVMERTLFHCTNSYFIPNVTATAYCCRTNLPPNTAFRGFGGPQGMFVIEAAITKAAESLGVDAAIIQAQNLNKTGDEFPYGQKAVSESHICWNKAQDVYEIDVIRGQIAAFNDTSTLYKKGLALMPVCFGISFTNTRMNQARALVHVYTDGSVGVSTGAVEMGQGVNTKMVQVAAHVLSIQSERVKLHSTSTYRIANTSPSAASATADLNGKAVEMACTSIIQRLKAVVAEELQVSVDEITLKDEFVYWGDKKTDWYWQRLVMAAYTKRVSLSEHAHYATPDIHYDATKEKGHPFAYHVYGTAIVEVTVDCLRGTYEVDAVKVVHDFGVSMNPLVDRGQIEGGIVQGIGWMTMEEVVFDKAGRLRSNALSTYKVPDIYSVPKQIIIEPLKTEQDNQAIFRSKAVGEPPLMYGIGAYFALRNAVLAFNPAATIPFDAPMTPEKVLLALYNVNAIRRTMPFANDQTANSLEINP from the coding sequence ATGAAAAATATAGATTCCAGAACACACGTAAGGGGCGAGTCGATTTATCTGGACGACATTCCGGTGATTCGCGGTACGTTGTTTGGAGCAGCATTCGGTTCGCCGGTTGCGCATGGTGTCATTCGGCACCTTGATCTGACCGTTGCCGAAGCAATGCCCGGTGTCGTGCGTATTCTGACCTATAAAGACGTAACCGGCGAAAATCAGATAGGCGGAATCGTCCCCGACGAACCGCTGCTGGCCGAGCATCATGTTCATTACTGCGGTATGCCGATCGCTTTTGTTGTGGCCGCAACCGACGATGAAGCCCGCGCTGCGGTCAAAAAAATATCGGTCGACATAGATCCGCTACCTGTCATAACCGATCCTCGCGAAGCACAGGCACTCGACGAATTAATTATTCGTCCGCGAACGTTCCGACTGGGTGACACAGCTACCGCCTGGGAGCAGTGTGCTTACATTTTTGACGGAACCGCCGACACCAACGGTCAGGAGCATTTATACATCGAAACGCAGGGCGCTTATGCCGTTCCGCAGGAAAACAACGGTATAAAATTGTACTCCTCCACCCAGGGACCAACGGCAGTCCAACGGGCTGTAGCCCGGTCGTCGGGTTTGCCGATGCACCAGATTGATGTCGATGTAACGCGGTTAGGCGGTGGCTTTGGGGGCAAAGAGGATCAGGCCAATATGTGGGCGGCTCTGTGCGCGCTGGCAGCACATATACTCCGCAAACCCGTTAAATACGCCCTGCATCGAATGGAAGATATGGCCATGACCGGTAAGCGTCACCCCTACTCGTCCGACTTCAAAATTGGTCTTGACAACGACCTGAAGATTGTTGCCTACGAAGCTACGTTCTATCAAAATGCGGGTGCCGCGGCCGATCTGTCGCCAGCCGTAATGGAACGTACGTTGTTTCACTGCACAAACAGCTATTTTATCCCGAATGTAACGGCAACGGCTTATTGCTGCCGGACAAATCTTCCGCCAAACACTGCTTTTCGGGGATTTGGTGGCCCTCAGGGTATGTTCGTCATCGAAGCCGCTATTACTAAAGCGGCAGAATCCCTGGGAGTTGATGCAGCCATTATTCAGGCGCAAAACCTCAATAAAACAGGCGATGAATTTCCGTATGGGCAAAAAGCGGTGAGCGAATCGCACATTTGCTGGAACAAAGCTCAGGACGTATACGAAATCGACGTTATCCGTGGTCAAATAGCCGCTTTTAACGACACCAGTACGTTATACAAAAAAGGTCTGGCGCTTATGCCGGTCTGCTTCGGAATCTCGTTCACGAATACTCGCATGAATCAGGCTCGGGCGCTGGTACACGTATATACCGATGGTAGCGTGGGCGTCAGCACGGGTGCCGTCGAGATGGGACAGGGAGTAAACACCAAAATGGTCCAAGTTGCTGCTCATGTGCTTTCCATCCAGTCGGAGCGGGTAAAACTGCACTCGACGAGTACCTACCGGATAGCCAATACCTCACCCTCAGCCGCCAGCGCAACCGCTGACCTGAACGGGAAAGCGGTGGAAATGGCCTGTACCAGCATTATCCAGCGCCTTAAGGCTGTTGTAGCCGAGGAATTGCAGGTTAGTGTTGATGAAATCACGCTGAAAGATGAGTTTGTTTATTGGGGAGACAAGAAGACAGACTGGTATTGGCAGCGGCTGGTAATGGCCGCTTACACGAAACGCGTCAGCCTGTCCGAACACGCCCATTATGCTACTCCCGACATTCATTACGATGCGACCAAAGAAAAGGGGCATCCGTTTGCCTACCACGTCTACGGTACAGCTATCGTGGAAGTGACTGTCGATTGCCTGCGGGGCACCTATGAAGTAGATGCCGTCAAAGTGGTGCATGATTTTGGCGTTAGCATGAACCCACTGGTCGACCGGGGACAGATTGAAGGCGGCATCGTGCAGGGCATTGGCTGGATGACAATGGAAGAAGTGGTTTTCGATAAAGCAGGCCGATTGCGGTCCAATGCGCTGTCTACCTACAAAGTGCCGGATATTTATTCTGTGCCGAAACAGATTATCATCGAGCCGCTGAAAACGGAACAGGACAATCAGGCTATTTTTCGGTCGAAAGCCGTTGGTGAGCCGCCATTGATGTACGGCATTGGCGCTTATTTTGCGTTACGCAACGCTGTTCTGGCATTTAATCCGGCCGCTACGATCCCGTTTGATGCACCCATGACGCCCGAAAAAGTCCTGCTGGCTTTGTATAACGTCAATGCCATTCGTCGCACCATGCCTTTTGCTAATGACCAAACAGCTAATAGTCTGGAAATTAATCCATAA
- the preA gene encoding NAD-dependent dihydropyrimidine dehydrogenase subunit PreA: MADLSANFLGIKSPNPFWLASAPPTDKQYNVLRAFEAGWGGVVWKTLGSQVKNVSSRYSAVDYGGSKIMGFNNIELISDRPLDINLREIAECVRLFPDRAMIVSLMADNTREKWHELIAQVEDTGAHGLELNFGCPHGMTERGMGAAVGQDPEIAKMVVEWVMEKATLPVITKLTPNVHSVVPTGRASVEGGTNALSLINTIQSITGVDLDTFVPNPYVAGKSVYGGYCGPAVKPIALKMLTTIAQDPITSRMPISGIGGVSTWKDAVEFMLLGASNVQVCTAVMKHGFRIIEDMCDGMNNWMDEKGFKTLDDFIGKSVPTITHWEDLDINYHIVANIDQDKCIHCGLCYIACEDTSHQSINLSYGNPYNTYSIKEDECVGCNLCKLVCPVDSCITMVEQRKGDEYLNWKEFQRRGLPLNDH; encoded by the coding sequence GTGGCAGATTTAAGCGCAAATTTCCTCGGCATCAAATCGCCAAATCCGTTCTGGCTGGCGAGCGCCCCCCCGACGGATAAACAATACAACGTCCTGAGAGCCTTTGAAGCGGGTTGGGGCGGAGTGGTCTGGAAAACATTAGGAAGCCAGGTTAAAAACGTGTCGTCTCGCTATTCGGCGGTTGATTACGGTGGCTCCAAGATTATGGGGTTCAACAACATCGAACTCATTTCCGACCGTCCGCTCGACATTAACCTACGCGAAATCGCCGAGTGTGTTCGCCTGTTTCCCGACCGGGCGATGATTGTGTCACTCATGGCCGACAATACCCGCGAGAAGTGGCACGAATTAATTGCTCAGGTCGAAGATACGGGCGCCCACGGCCTCGAACTAAACTTCGGCTGTCCACACGGGATGACCGAGCGTGGCATGGGCGCAGCGGTTGGCCAGGACCCGGAGATTGCCAAAATGGTCGTTGAATGGGTCATGGAAAAAGCGACTTTACCGGTTATTACGAAACTGACACCCAATGTTCATTCGGTGGTGCCGACAGGCCGTGCATCAGTCGAAGGGGGTACGAATGCGCTATCGCTCATCAACACAATCCAGTCCATTACCGGCGTCGATCTGGACACGTTCGTGCCAAATCCATACGTAGCAGGGAAGTCGGTATATGGCGGTTATTGCGGCCCTGCCGTCAAACCGATTGCGCTGAAAATGCTCACAACCATTGCCCAGGACCCTATCACATCACGAATGCCTATTTCTGGAATTGGCGGTGTCAGTACGTGGAAAGATGCGGTCGAGTTTATGTTACTGGGGGCGTCAAACGTACAGGTCTGTACAGCGGTCATGAAGCATGGCTTCCGCATCATCGAAGACATGTGTGATGGCATGAACAACTGGATGGACGAAAAAGGCTTCAAAACCCTTGATGACTTTATTGGTAAATCCGTGCCAACCATCACCCATTGGGAAGACCTCGATATCAATTACCACATCGTCGCGAATATCGACCAGGACAAGTGCATTCACTGCGGTTTGTGCTACATCGCCTGCGAAGACACGTCCCACCAGTCGATTAATCTGTCGTACGGCAACCCCTACAACACCTATTCAATTAAAGAAGATGAGTGTGTTGGCTGTAATTTGTGTAAATTAGTATGTCCCGTTGACAGTTGTATCACGATGGTGGAGCAACGCAAAGGTGATGAATACCTTAACTGGAAAGAATTTCAACGGCGCGGTTTGCCCTTGAACGATCATTAA
- a CDS encoding XdhC family protein, with protein sequence MTKQLIVWKLIHKSIQQKLPVMLLYVLESHGSSPGRKGFLMAVNATGDMEGSIGGGIMEHKFVELVKEKLTNHPTEPALSIRTQYHDKSAVSNQSGMICSGGQTILIYRIQPNDTPAIQGIIECLQQHQNGLLTLSPTGIQFSASKLPEVDYQFTMQSEQEWLYQERIGNKNQLFIIGGGHCALALSRMMSLMDFHIHVFDDRSDLHTMMLNDIAHEKTVVNSYDELAGHISSGTHHYVVVMTFGYRTDDLAIRALLDKELTYLGVLGSKAKIKKLFSDYRAEGISEEKLKRIYAPIGLSINSQTPEEIAVSIAAEIIRVKNTK encoded by the coding sequence ATGACCAAACAGCTAATAGTCTGGAAATTAATCCATAAAAGCATTCAGCAGAAGCTGCCAGTCATGCTATTGTACGTACTGGAAAGTCACGGCAGCAGTCCAGGCAGGAAGGGCTTTCTGATGGCTGTCAATGCGACAGGCGACATGGAAGGCTCCATTGGTGGTGGCATCATGGAGCACAAGTTCGTGGAACTGGTGAAAGAAAAACTAACGAATCACCCGACTGAACCAGCGCTTTCAATCCGGACACAGTACCACGATAAAAGTGCGGTCAGCAACCAGAGCGGCATGATCTGCTCCGGCGGCCAAACGATTCTGATTTACCGGATTCAGCCGAACGACACGCCCGCTATTCAAGGTATTATAGAATGCCTGCAACAGCACCAGAACGGCTTGCTTACGTTATCGCCCACCGGTATTCAGTTTTCAGCCAGTAAGCTCCCTGAGGTTGATTACCAGTTCACGATGCAGTCGGAGCAGGAATGGCTCTACCAGGAGCGCATCGGCAATAAAAACCAGCTTTTCATAATCGGTGGCGGCCATTGTGCATTGGCCTTATCCAGAATGATGAGCCTGATGGATTTTCACATTCATGTGTTCGATGATCGTTCAGACCTGCACACGATGATGCTAAACGATATAGCCCATGAGAAAACAGTGGTCAATAGCTATGACGAACTGGCCGGTCATATTTCTTCCGGCACGCACCACTATGTAGTGGTGATGACATTCGGCTATCGTACCGACGATCTGGCAATCAGGGCACTGCTGGACAAAGAGTTGACGTATTTGGGTGTACTGGGGAGTAAGGCCAAAATTAAAAAACTATTTTCCGACTATCGCGCGGAAGGAATCAGCGAAGAAAAGCTAAAGCGTATCTATGCCCCGATTGGACTGTCCATTAACAGCCAGACACCCGAAGAAATTGCGGTTAGCATTGCCGCAGAGATCATTCGGGTAAAGAATACAAAATAG
- a CDS encoding GxxExxY protein translates to MNTKYKHTDITHLVLKSFYKVYNTLGYGFLEKVYENAMQFELNRIGLDCIAQQPIAVYYEHQKVGSYYADLVVNNCVIIELKAAESIALEHEAQLTNYLKATDIEVGLLLNFGREPQHKRKVFANERKNHHRSYES, encoded by the coding sequence ATGAATACTAAATACAAACACACCGACATTACTCATCTTGTTCTAAAGTCCTTTTATAAAGTGTATAATACACTAGGGTACGGTTTTTTAGAAAAAGTATATGAGAATGCCATGCAGTTCGAACTTAACAGGATAGGCTTGGACTGTATTGCGCAACAACCGATCGCCGTGTACTATGAACATCAGAAAGTAGGCTCGTATTATGCTGATCTGGTTGTCAATAACTGCGTTATTATTGAATTGAAAGCCGCTGAGAGTATAGCACTCGAGCATGAAGCCCAATTGACTAATTACCTCAAAGCTACTGATATTGAAGTTGGTTTATTACTAAACTTTGGTCGAGAGCCGCAACATAAGCGCAAAGTCTTTGCCAACGAACGCAAAAACCATCATCGATCATACGAATCATAA
- a CDS encoding NAD(P)-dependent oxidoreductase: MAITNNRLTAEQYEQNFSDIHPPFDSREAALVDANRCLFCYDAPCTKSCPTSINIPKFIKQITTDNIKGSAYTILDANIMGGGCSKVCPVEKLCEGSCVFNLMDEPPIPIAKLQRYSTEKAIAHKWPLFQRKPSTGRKVAIVGAGPAGLSCAHVLSREGVDVTIYEKERKGGGLMTYGIAAYKVTPEFCEDEVNFITSLGGIEIKYEQELGKNVSLSDLQANYDAVYIGIGVGVARQLDIPGEDLAGVEDAIRFIYDIREKGYPSVPVGDRVAVIGLGMTAIDAATQAKRLGAKEVTIVYRRTQAEMPSTEVELNLAKLDGCSLIWLASPKEIKGENGRVTQLICNVMELGVPDTSGRRTPVETGETITLAVDMVIKAAGQVPFEDLVDSNQLNNWKGKIAIDSNCATNIPGVFAGGDCVNGGKEVVDAVQAGKDGAKAILKLFVSK, encoded by the coding sequence ATGGCAATAACCAATAACCGATTAACGGCTGAACAATACGAGCAAAACTTCAGCGACATCCACCCGCCCTTCGACTCACGGGAAGCAGCACTGGTGGACGCGAATCGCTGTCTGTTTTGTTACGATGCCCCGTGCACCAAAAGCTGCCCGACAAGCATTAACATTCCAAAATTCATCAAGCAGATCACCACCGATAACATCAAAGGGTCGGCCTACACCATTCTTGATGCCAACATTATGGGGGGCGGCTGCTCGAAAGTCTGCCCGGTCGAGAAATTATGTGAAGGTTCCTGCGTCTTTAATTTGATGGACGAACCACCCATTCCGATTGCCAAACTGCAACGCTATTCCACCGAAAAGGCCATTGCTCATAAATGGCCCCTGTTTCAGCGCAAACCATCGACCGGTCGTAAAGTAGCGATTGTGGGGGCTGGTCCGGCGGGCTTGAGCTGTGCTCACGTCCTGAGTCGGGAAGGCGTCGATGTGACCATCTACGAGAAAGAACGGAAAGGTGGTGGTCTGATGACGTATGGTATTGCGGCTTACAAGGTGACACCGGAGTTCTGCGAAGATGAAGTCAATTTTATCACGTCGTTAGGCGGGATTGAGATTAAGTACGAGCAGGAGTTGGGCAAAAACGTATCACTATCCGACCTTCAGGCCAACTACGACGCCGTATATATTGGCATTGGCGTTGGCGTTGCGCGACAACTGGACATTCCTGGCGAAGACTTGGCCGGCGTTGAAGATGCAATTCGCTTCATTTACGACATCCGCGAAAAAGGGTATCCGTCCGTACCCGTTGGTGATCGGGTCGCCGTCATTGGCCTCGGCATGACTGCTATTGATGCAGCTACACAAGCCAAACGACTGGGAGCCAAAGAAGTAACCATCGTTTATCGCCGAACACAGGCCGAAATGCCTTCTACCGAAGTTGAGCTAAATCTGGCTAAACTGGATGGCTGTAGCCTTATCTGGCTGGCATCGCCCAAAGAAATCAAAGGAGAGAATGGGCGGGTTACGCAACTGATCTGCAACGTAATGGAATTGGGCGTACCCGATACCAGCGGTCGCCGGACCCCGGTTGAAACAGGCGAGACCATTACATTGGCTGTCGATATGGTTATCAAAGCCGCCGGTCAGGTTCCGTTTGAAGACCTGGTCGATAGCAACCAGCTCAACAACTGGAAAGGGAAGATCGCTATCGACAGCAACTGCGCCACGAATATTCCGGGCGTGTTTGCCGGTGGCGACTGCGTAAACGGCGGCAAAGAGGTGGTCGATGCCGTTCAGGCGGGTAAGGATGGAGCAAAGGCGATATTAAAATTATTTGTCTCTAAATAG
- a CDS encoding RagB/SusD family nutrient uptake outer membrane protein, whose translation MKKSFIITLILTSLISLNSCTDLTENVLDEASATGLTDKQAADGNIAPVYARLPDLFTHTNYFAIQEISTDEAILPYRGGTDWGDNGIYIALHQHTHTSTDPNIRNTWLVLAQGISRAVTALNTLPTIKDSNAKIYIAEARGMRAYYNMLMLDLFGLVFVKEDAEAVSQILRGEQALEYVKNELLAVEPDLLTTVGPGRLTKGAVWGLLARLYLNAAVYRDRFATQFTFKPEDMDKVVEYSDKIISSNQYQLSKDYFSIFNDNNHDNKELIFAVDQRAELNGHNRLAYFSISGDQFPLPAFPAANGTDGPAITPDFYRTWVNAYAPNDPAGVDPRFYKKNMTIPADSCMAASDIVMDRGILRGQQYGLLRVNGAFVRCGNNYRVGKLFYVTRNRPTLPVSFPEQVDFSVAGSNYNTGYRVLKYEFGKKSQSGRNLGDADIAIVRLADVYLMRAEAKLRKGNDAASALADVNTVRASRTSGAPALTSMNLDLLLRERGFELYWEMVRRSDLVRFGKYEGTWTEKTNADKLKRVFPIPQTAIDGASNLPGYLKQNEGY comes from the coding sequence ATGAAAAAGTCTTTCATAATCACCTTGATACTAACCAGTCTGATCAGCCTGAACAGCTGTACAGACCTGACCGAGAATGTGCTTGATGAAGCCTCGGCAACCGGCTTAACGGACAAACAGGCTGCCGATGGGAACATCGCCCCGGTGTATGCCCGCCTGCCGGATTTATTTACGCACACAAACTACTTTGCCATTCAGGAGATTTCGACCGATGAAGCGATTCTGCCTTATCGGGGTGGAACCGACTGGGGCGACAACGGTATTTATATCGCCCTGCATCAACATACGCATACCAGCACAGACCCGAACATCCGGAATACGTGGCTGGTCCTGGCGCAGGGTATTTCGCGAGCAGTGACGGCACTGAACACCCTGCCTACCATCAAGGATTCGAACGCTAAAATCTATATTGCCGAAGCACGGGGTATGCGTGCCTACTACAATATGCTGATGCTCGACCTGTTCGGGCTGGTATTTGTAAAGGAGGATGCAGAAGCAGTCTCGCAAATTCTTCGCGGTGAACAGGCACTGGAGTACGTAAAAAATGAGCTTCTGGCGGTTGAACCCGACCTGCTGACGACGGTTGGCCCCGGTCGGTTGACTAAAGGGGCGGTATGGGGGCTGCTGGCCCGGTTGTACCTGAACGCGGCTGTCTATCGCGACCGGTTTGCTACCCAGTTTACGTTCAAACCTGAAGACATGGACAAGGTGGTAGAATACAGCGATAAGATCATCAGTTCTAATCAGTACCAGTTGTCCAAGGATTATTTCTCAATTTTCAACGACAACAACCACGATAATAAAGAACTGATTTTTGCCGTTGACCAGCGTGCCGAGCTGAATGGCCACAATCGTCTGGCCTATTTCTCGATATCAGGCGACCAGTTTCCGCTGCCTGCCTTCCCGGCTGCCAACGGCACCGATGGACCAGCCATTACGCCGGATTTCTACCGTACCTGGGTGAATGCCTACGCCCCCAACGACCCGGCTGGAGTTGATCCGCGCTTTTATAAAAAGAACATGACCATTCCTGCCGACTCCTGCATGGCAGCCAGCGACATTGTTATGGATCGGGGCATTCTGCGGGGCCAGCAATATGGGTTGCTGCGGGTAAACGGTGCGTTTGTCCGGTGTGGTAACAATTATCGGGTCGGTAAACTCTTCTACGTGACCCGCAACCGACCTACCTTGCCGGTAAGTTTCCCCGAGCAGGTCGATTTTTCTGTAGCGGGTAGTAATTACAACACGGGCTACCGGGTATTGAAGTATGAGTTTGGCAAAAAATCGCAATCGGGCCGGAACCTGGGTGATGCCGACATTGCCATCGTCCGTCTGGCCGACGTGTATCTGATGCGGGCCGAGGCTAAGCTTCGGAAAGGCAACGATGCCGCCAGTGCCCTGGCCGATGTGAATACAGTTCGGGCTTCACGTACATCCGGTGCACCGGCCCTGACCAGTATGAATCTCGACCTGCTGCTACGCGAACGTGGTTTTGAGTTGTACTGGGAAATGGTCCGTCGGAGCGACCTTGTTCGGTTTGGTAAGTACGAAGGTACCTGGACCGAGAAGACCAATGCCGATAAACTGAAACGGGTTTTCCCGATTCCGCAGACGGCCATCGACGGAGCGTCTAACCTGCCCGGCTATCTAAAGCAAAACGAAGGCTATTAA
- a CDS encoding uracil-xanthine permease family protein: MSEPVNAQTTRLVYGLEDKVPLIPALLVSLQQVGAMVVGTITPALILSGILSINPQDTAYLVSMALVASALGTFLQTMRFGVIGSGLLSITGTSFAFLAPLIQAGTTGGLPLMVGMSLAGTPVQLALAPFLPKLKRVFTPLVSGIVVLLIGLSLIPTGMRSIARLPAEGAPAWSGGLVALVVIVVMVIAQSIGKAWARMAAVLAGVVTGYTICGLMGWLQSPTPGSGSWITVPQILPYGLAFKWELLFPFAFIYLVCVLEAMGDITATSQLSGLSTDGPDHWHRIRGGILADGLTCIGSTLVGGFPSATYAQNNGVIQMTGVAARRIGWIMAIILLCLGLFPPVGRWITVMPPCVLGALALMLFGLVAVSGLRLMVSGGLSQRDALIAAIALGVGIGVPSQEEWLKTLPGVVQTFLESGVSAGGLVALLLNLLIPTGNKAQKLKEEPAEML, encoded by the coding sequence ATGAGCGAACCCGTTAACGCGCAAACTACCCGTCTCGTTTACGGCCTGGAAGATAAAGTCCCTCTGATTCCGGCGCTCCTGGTTAGTTTACAACAGGTTGGGGCAATGGTTGTAGGAACCATTACCCCAGCACTGATTCTGTCGGGCATTTTATCCATTAATCCGCAAGACACGGCTTATCTGGTCAGTATGGCGCTGGTAGCATCGGCTTTGGGTACGTTTCTGCAAACAATGCGGTTTGGCGTTATCGGTTCCGGACTACTCAGCATCACAGGCACCAGTTTTGCGTTTCTGGCACCGCTGATTCAGGCAGGTACAACAGGAGGACTGCCGCTCATGGTGGGCATGTCGCTGGCCGGAACGCCCGTACAACTTGCCCTAGCGCCCTTTTTGCCAAAGCTGAAGCGTGTATTTACGCCCCTGGTTTCGGGTATTGTTGTGTTGCTAATCGGTCTTTCGCTGATTCCTACGGGTATGCGCAGCATTGCCCGATTACCCGCTGAAGGCGCACCAGCCTGGAGTGGCGGGCTGGTTGCCCTGGTTGTTATTGTGGTCATGGTGATTGCCCAGTCGATAGGAAAAGCCTGGGCACGTATGGCCGCCGTACTGGCTGGAGTCGTAACGGGCTATACAATTTGTGGGCTGATGGGCTGGTTGCAAAGCCCAACTCCAGGTAGCGGCTCATGGATCACGGTTCCCCAGATTCTTCCGTACGGGTTGGCTTTCAAATGGGAGTTGCTGTTTCCTTTTGCGTTCATCTATCTCGTGTGCGTACTGGAAGCCATGGGCGACATAACGGCTACTTCTCAACTTTCTGGCTTATCTACCGATGGGCCTGATCACTGGCATCGGATTCGGGGTGGTATTTTAGCCGATGGTCTTACCTGCATTGGTTCGACGCTGGTCGGTGGGTTTCCCAGTGCAACGTATGCGCAGAATAACGGGGTGATTCAGATGACAGGTGTTGCCGCCCGCCGAATCGGCTGGATCATGGCCATTATCTTGCTTTGTCTCGGTCTCTTTCCGCCCGTAGGTCGCTGGATTACCGTAATGCCGCCCTGTGTGTTGGGCGCACTTGCCCTTATGCTCTTTGGTTTGGTAGCCGTATCGGGATTACGTCTGATGGTTTCGGGAGGATTATCGCAACGGGATGCGCTCATTGCCGCCATCGCTTTGGGCGTTGGCATTGGAGTTCCTTCACAGGAAGAGTGGTTAAAGACATTGCCCGGTGTGGTTCAGACGTTTCTGGAATCGGGCGTTTCGGCTGGCGGATTGGTTGCATTGCTCCTCAATCTGCTCATACCAACCGGGAATAAAGCGCAGAAACTGAAAGAAGAACCTGCCGAAATGTTGTAA